In a genomic window of Melanotaenia boesemani isolate fMelBoe1 chromosome 1, fMelBoe1.pri, whole genome shotgun sequence:
- the LOC121656784 gene encoding zinc finger BED domain-containing protein 4-like, with product MSNEKSKATTRKLMEFMALDDQPFSVVEDPGFRNLMQHLSPRYNLPSRRYFSDVALPELFNEVSRCTRSLLEADAKTLSFTTDIWTSDVSLMSMLSLTAQWIDQQFERQQVLLRCKEMPGSHTAANLSVEFKAMLDQWNISHESVHVVLRDNARNMAKALDNANLKSLPCLAHTLQLVVNEGQLAQRSIAEVAAIGRKIVGHFKHSSLAYSRLYDIQEQLNQPRKRLQQDVATRWNSTVYMLQSLLEQRRAIGVYAAENELPAAFTAHQWELVENVLTILAPFEELTKEISSSTASAADVIPAVTALKRLLEKQASTDRGVGTAKATLLEAVVRRFNNIEHEPLYSLATILDPRYKNRYFSAEMKDEVKQLLLAKLAEEETRSTPVAERPVAETSTRLGPPDTDAPAAKRCSLLLAVHDEILKENIEKEQQLATPSALQVESYLSEVPTDRSQDPLAYWRLNKVRFPHIASLSRAYLSAPCTSIESERLFSLAGHVVDEKRNRLSGEKAEMLLFIKKNLPQMYK from the exons ATGAGCAATGAAAAGAGCAAGGCAACGACAAGGAAACTTATGGAGTTCATGGCATTGGACGACCAACCGTTTTCTGTCGTGGAGGACCCAGGTTTCAGAAACCTGATGCAGCACCTGAGCCCACGTTACAATTTGCCAAGCCGGAGATACTTTTCAGATGTTGCCTTACCGGAGTTGTTCAACGAAGTTTCACGATGCACTCGCAGCCTGCTAGAAGCCGACGCAAAGACGCTCAGCTTTACAACAGACATCTGGACTTCTGATGTAAGTTTAATGTCCATGCTGAGTCTTACTGCGCAGTGGATCGACCAACAATTTGAACGACAACAGGTGCTTCTACGCTGTAAAGAAATGCCGGGGTCTCACACTGCTGCCAACTTGTCAGTAGAGTTTAAGGCGATGTTGGATCAGTGGAATATAAGTCATGAAAGCGTTCACGTTGTCTTACGAGACAACGCTCGTAATATGGCCAAAGCACTGGATAATGCCAACTTGAAAAGTTTGCCCTGCCTGGCGCACACGCTGCAACTTGTTGTAAACGAGGGACAACTCGCGCAGCGCAGCATAGCAGAAGTTGCGGCAATAGGAAGGAAAATTGTCGggcattttaaacattcatcGCTGGCATATTCCCGCCTCTATGACATACAGGAACAGTTAAATCAGCCCAGGAAACGACTACAACAAGACGTTGCGACTAGGTGGAACAGCACTGTCTACATGTTGCAGTCCCTGTTAGAGCAGAGACGTGCCATTGGGGTGTATGCTGCTGAGAACGAGTTACCAGCCGCATTTACAGCACACCAGTGGGAGCTTGTGGAAAATGTGCTGACCATCCTCGCACCTTTTGAGGAACTTACAAAGGAGATCAGCTCATCAACAGCTTCAGCAGCTGATGTCATCCCAGCGGTCACTGCACTCAAACGACTTTTAGAGAAGCAAGCAAGCACAGACCGCGGTGTGGGTACAGCCAAAGCAACACTGTTGGAAGCTGTTGTAAGAAGATTCAACAACATTGAGCACGAGCCCCTGTACAGCTTGGCTACTATTCTTGATCCAAG ATACAAGAATCGCTACTTCTCAGCAGAGATGAAAGATGAGGTGAAACAGCTCCTTCTGGCCAAACTTGCGGAGGAAGAGACCAGATCCACACCTGTGGCTGAAAGACCTGTTGCAGAAACATCCACCAGACTGGGACCTCCTGACACTGATGCACCTGCAGCTAAAAGGTGTAGTCTACTGTTGGCAGTACATGATGAAATCCTAAAGGAGAACATTGAGAAGGAGCAACAGCTAGCCACCCCTTCAGCCTTGCAGGTAGAGAGCTACTTATCTGAAGTTCCCACCGACAGGAGCCAAGATCCATTGGCCTACTGGAGGCTCAATAAAGTTCGCTTCCCTCATATTGCTTCACTTTCCCGAGCCTATCTGTCAGCCCCATGCACAAGCATTGAAAGCGAACGCCTGTTTAGCTTGGCTGGGCATGTAGTGGATGAGAAAAGAAATCGTCTGTCTGgtgaaaaagcagaaatgcttttgttcataaagaaaaacttgcCACAAATGTACAAGTGA